The proteins below come from a single Corvus hawaiiensis isolate bCorHaw1 chromosome 20, bCorHaw1.pri.cur, whole genome shotgun sequence genomic window:
- the BHLHA9 gene encoding class A basic helix-loop-helix protein 9, which translates to MPGAATGKGTGPEPDSSEEDLEAGDAPQACYRQGLWVSQGREADASPGDTEGMKVRKRSRPVRSKARRMAANVRERKRILDYNQAFNALRLALKHDLGGKRLSKIATLRRAIHRITALSLSLHGAGCCWPCAHSECRAQAGVPAQEPGVKGSRPQLPWEPGSAGTRCPPSPLCAGFSPQRQLHHYESPKETRSVPSPACCSSAIPLRGAGQQRFTGSLQEPLAGAVPWQLGYCQGWGHQQCLPIH; encoded by the coding sequence ATGCCCGGAGCAGCCACGGGGAAAGGCACGGGGCCAGAGCCCGACAGCTCGGAGGAGGACTTGGAAGCGGGGGACGCGCCCCAGGCCTGCTACAGGCAGGGTTTGTGGGtctcccagggcagggaagcagACGCCAGCCCGGGGGACACGGAAGGGATgaaggtgaggaagaggagcaggccGGTGCGCTCCAAGGCCAGGAGAATGGCTGCCAACGTCAGAGAGCGTAAGAGGATTCTGGACTACAACCAAGCCTTCAACGCCCTGCGGCTGGCCCTCAAGCACGACCTCGGTGGCAAAAGGCTTTCTAAAATCGCAACCCTCCGGCGAGCCATCCACAGGATCACGGCTCTGTCGCTGTCCCTGCACGGCGCCGGATGCTGCTGGCCCTGTGCCCACTCAGAGTGCCGCGCCCAGGCCGGGGTCCCTGCGCAGGAGCCGGGGGTGAAGGGCAGCCgcccacagctgccctgggagcccGGTTCTGCAGGTACACGGTGCCCTCCGTCCCCTCTGTGCGCTGGGTTTTCCCCTCAGAGGCAGCTCCATCACTACGAGAGCCCGAAGGAGACTCGCTCCGTGCCCAGCCCCGCCTGTTGCTCCAGCGCGATCCCGCTCCGCGGCGCCGGCCAGCAGCGATTCACGGGCAGCCTGCAAGAACCGCTGGCCGGGGCCGTCCCCTGGCAGCTGGGCTAttgccagggctggggacaccagcAGTGCCTCCCCATCCACTga
- the TRARG1 gene encoding trafficking regulator of GLUT4 1, giving the protein MASTGSAPGGAGPGSGTALPTRFQETEKLLSATEGREEKGLRGSKSFTAALPGETERNGHGLGYKSVSVGHLEAPPLSPSRLSLGRASSTATSTAAPEQGRPRDYLVLAIFSCFCPVWPLNIVALVFSIMSRNSGQQGDTDGARRLGRMARLLSIVSIVLGTIIIVLYISLSVRGS; this is encoded by the exons ATGGCCAGCACCGGCTCCGCGCCCGGGGGCGCGGGCCCGGGCTCGGGCACGGCGCTGCCCACCCGCTTCCAGGagacagagaagctgctgtcGGCGACAGAGGGCCGGGAGGAGAAGGGCCTCCGCGGCTCCAAATCCTTCACGGCAGCCTTGCCCGGCGAGACGGAGCGCAACGGGCACGGGCTCGGCTACAAGTCGGTGTCGGTCGGGCACCTGGAGGCGCCGCCGCTGTCGCCGTCCCGGCTGAGCCTGGGCAGAGCCTCCTCCACGGCCACCAGCACGGCGGCACCGGAGCAGGGCCGCCCGCGGGACTACCTGGTGCTCGCCATCTTCTCCTGCTTCTGCCCCGTCTGGCCCCTCAACATCGTGGCCCTCGTCTTCTCCATCATG TCGAGGAACAGCGGCCAGCAAGGGGACACGGACGGAGCCCGGCGGCTCGGACGCATGGCCAGGCTGCTCAGCATCGTCTCCATCGTGCTGGGGACCATCATCATCGTGCTCTACATTTCACTCAGCGTCAGAG GTTCCTAG